The Elusimicrobia bacterium HGW-Elusimicrobia-1 nucleotide sequence CAATCATTGGAATGGGCGCGAGAGGAGTCGAACCTCCACGAGTTTCCTCACACGGTCCTGAGCCGTGCGCGTCTGCCATTCCGCCACGCGCCCATTCCAATGATTACGTCCTTCGGACGCCGCCAGTTCCGCCACTTCCGCTTTAAAAATCCCCGCACGGGAAGTTGTGTTAACTCCCCGCTATCCCTCAATCGCGCGGCACTACGCGCGAGAGAACATTATTCTTTATATATTCAAAGTTGAACGGCTTCAAAATACAGTCGAGAGCGCCCTCGCGAAAGGCCTCTATGACCCTGTCGGCGTCTTTATACGCGGTCATTATGACGAACGAGGCGGCTTTATCCAGAGATTTGATCTCTTTGAGAACTTCTATCCCGTTTTTATCGGGCAGCACAACGTCCAAAAAAACCACGTCCGGCAGGTGCAGCACGAACTGCTTCAACGCGCTTTTTGCGTCTTCGGCGTAAAAAATATTCTTGTAGCCGGCCCCGCTAAGAAACATCCCCAGCACTTCACGTGTTTCGGCGTCGTCGTCGACTATCAATATTTTCATAGAATATCCTCCCCGTTAAAATTTCTTTTCCGTGGCCACGGCGAGTTTCCTGGTTCCGGCCAGCTTCGCCTTGTCAAGAGCGTCCATCACCATCCCGTGCCTTACGGATTTGTCGGCGCGAAGCACCACCGAGGCGTCTTTGGACATCAAAAGTTTTTTGAGGTCGCTCTCCAGATTGTCGAGCGAACTGCGGCGATTATTGAGATAAACCGCCTCGTCGGAGTTTATCGAAATTATGATTTTATCGTCGGGGTCTATCTCAGCGGTTTGAGTTTTAGGCAAATTCAGTTTGATGCCCGGCTCGGCCACAAACGTCGACGATAACATAAAAAATATCAAAAGAAGAAAAACTATGTCCGCGAAAGGCGTCACATCAAGCGGCGATGCGG carries:
- a CDS encoding two-component system response regulator is translated as MKILIVDDDAETREVLGMFLSGAGYKNIFYAEDAKSALKQFVLHLPDVVFLDVVLPDKNGIEVLKEIKSLDKAASFVIMTAYKDADRVIEAFREGALDCILKPFNFEYIKNNVLSRVVPRD